A stretch of the Microcebus murinus isolate Inina chromosome 6, M.murinus_Inina_mat1.0, whole genome shotgun sequence genome encodes the following:
- the LTB4R2 gene encoding leukotriene B4 receptor 2 yields the protein MLQELAHVSLVRACVVRVNGWAPDRSRHLTHCCCTFQLPRARGEPQPSVLPAAPRRMSVCYHPPGNETLLSWKASRATGTVFLLLAALLGLPGNGFVVWSLAGWRPARGRPLAATLVLHLALADGAVLLLTPVFVAFLTGQAWPLGQAGCKAVYYVCALSMYASVLLTSLLSLQRCLAVTRPFLAPRLRSPALARRLLLAVWLAALLLAVPAAVYRHLWKGRVCQLCHPSPAHAAAHLSLETLTAFVLPFGLTLGCYSVTLARLRGARWGSGRQGKRVGRLVSAIVLAFGVLWAPYHAVNLLQAAAALAPPEGALARIGGAGQAARAGTTALAFFSSSVNPVLYVFTAGDLLPRAGPRFLTRLFEGSGEARGGGRSREGTMELRTTPQLRVVSLGRGNGDPGGGMERDSEEWDP from the exons ATGCTACAGGAGCTTGCGCATGTGTCTCTGGTGAGGGCGTGTGTTGTGAGAGTAAATGGATGG GCGCCGGACAGGAGTAGGCACCTCACCCACTGCTGCTGCACCTTTCAGCTTCCTAGGGCCCGTGGAGAACCCCAACCCAGCGTGCTCCCAGCTGC GCCAAGAAGGATGTCGGTCTGCTACCACCCCCCAGGGAACGAGACGCTGCTGAGCTGGAAGGCCTCGCGGGCCACAGGCACGGTCTTCCTGCTGCTGGCGGCGCTGCTGGGGCTCCCTGGCAACGGCTTCGTAGTGTGGAGCTTGGCGGGCTGGCGGCCTGCACGGGGGCGGCCGCTGGCGGCCACGCTCGTGCTGCACTTGGCGCTGGCCGACGGCGCGGTGCTGCTGCTCACGCCGGTCTTCGTGGCCTTCCTGACCGGGCAGGCCTGGCCGCTGGGCCAGGCGGGCTGCAAGGCGGTGTACTACGTGTGCGCGCTCAGCATGTACGCCAGCGTGCTGCTCACCAGCCTGCTCAGCCTGCAGCGCTGCCTCGCCGTCACCCGCCCCTTCCTGGCGCCCCGGCTGCGCAGCCCGGCCCTGGCCCGCCGCCTGCTGCTCGCGGTCTGGCTGGCCGCCCTGTTGCTCGCCGTCCCAGCTGCCGTCTACCGCCACCTGTGGAAGGGCCGTGTGTGCCAGCTGTGCCACCCGTCGCCGGCCCACGCCGCCGCCCACCTGAGCCTGGAGACTCTGACCGCCTTCGTGCTTCCTTTTGGGCTGACGCTCGGCTGCTACAGCGTGACGCTGGCGCGGCTGCGGGGCGCCCGCTGGGGCTCCGGGCGGCAAGGGAAGCGGGTGGGCCGGCTGGTGAGCGCCATCGTGCTCGCCTTCGGCGTGCTTTGGGCGCCCTACCACGCGGTCAACCTTCTGCAGGCGGCCGCCGCGCTTGCTCCGCCGGAAGGGGCCTTGGCGAGGATTGGCGGGGCCGGCCAGGCGGCGCGGGCGGGAACTACGGCCTTGGCCTTCTTTAGCTCCAGCGTCAACCCGGTGCTATATGTCTTCACCGCCGGGGATCTGCTGCCCCGAGCAGGTCCCCGTTTCCTCACACGGCTCTTTGAGGGCTCTGGGGAGGCCCGAGGGGGCGGCCGTTCTAGGGAGGGGACCATGGAACTCCGCACTACTCCCCAGCTAAGAGTGGTCAGCCTGGGCAGGGGAAATGGGGACCCCGGCGGAGGGATGGAGAGGGACAGTGAGGAATGGGACCCTTGA
- the CIDEB gene encoding lipid transferase CIDEB isoform X2, translating to MEYLSALNPSDMLRSVSNMSSKFGRRVWTSAPPPQRPFRVCDHKRTIRKGLTAATRQELLDKALETLLLSGVLTLVLEEDGTEVESEDFFQLLEDDTCLMVLECGQSWSPTRSGMLSYGLGREKPKHSKDIARITFDVYKQNPRDLFGSLNVKATFYGLYSMSCDFQGLGPKKVLRELLRWMSMLLQGVGHMLLGVSSTLRHVVEGAEQWHQQGRLRSY from the exons ATGGAGTACCTCTCAGCCCTCAACCCCAGCGACATGCTCAG GTCCGTGTCTAATATGAGCTCCAAGTTTGGACGTAGGGTCTGGACCTCAGCTCCACCACCCCAGCGACCTTTCCGTGTCTGTGATCACAAGAGGACTATCCGGAAAGGTCTGACAGCTGCCACCCGCCAGGAGCTGCTAGACAAG GCCCTGGAGACCCTGCTGCTGAGTGGAGTGCTAACCCTGGTGCTAGAGGAGGATGGGACTGAAGTGGAGAGCGAGGACTTCTTCCAGCTGCTGGAGGATGACACATGCCTGATGGTGCTGGAGTGCGGGCAGAGCTGGAGCCCCACCAGG AGTGGAATGCTGTCCTATGGCCTGGGCCGGGAGAAGCCCAAGCACAGCAAGGACATCGCCCGCATCACCTTTGATGTGTACAAGCAAAACCCTCGAGACCTCTTTGGCAGCCTGAACGTCAAAGCCACATTCTATGGGCTATACTCCATGAGTTGTGATTTTCAAGGACTCGGCCCAAAGAAAGTACTCAG GGAGCTCCTTCGCTGGATGTCCATGCTGCTACAAGGCGTGGGCCACATGCTGCTGGGAGTTTCCTCCACCCTTCGCCATGTAGTGGAGGGAGCTGAGCAGTGGCACCAGCAGGGTCGCCTCCGTTCCTACTGA
- the CIDEB gene encoding lipid transferase CIDEB isoform X1: MEYLSALNPSDMLRSVSNMSSKFGRRVWTSAPPPQRPFRVCDHKRTIRKGLTAATRQELLDKALETLLLSGVLTLVLEEDGTEVESEDFFQLLEDDTCLMVLECGQSWSPTRSGMLSYGLGREKPKHSKDIARITFDVYKQNPRDLFGSLNVKATFYGLYSMSCDFQGLGPKKVLRSEIKMSYFPIPNMWTVPIIPALIPTYPQLALACGKLSAPSLMASSWVSLII, translated from the exons ATGGAGTACCTCTCAGCCCTCAACCCCAGCGACATGCTCAG GTCCGTGTCTAATATGAGCTCCAAGTTTGGACGTAGGGTCTGGACCTCAGCTCCACCACCCCAGCGACCTTTCCGTGTCTGTGATCACAAGAGGACTATCCGGAAAGGTCTGACAGCTGCCACCCGCCAGGAGCTGCTAGACAAG GCCCTGGAGACCCTGCTGCTGAGTGGAGTGCTAACCCTGGTGCTAGAGGAGGATGGGACTGAAGTGGAGAGCGAGGACTTCTTCCAGCTGCTGGAGGATGACACATGCCTGATGGTGCTGGAGTGCGGGCAGAGCTGGAGCCCCACCAGG AGTGGAATGCTGTCCTATGGCCTGGGCCGGGAGAAGCCCAAGCACAGCAAGGACATCGCCCGCATCACCTTTGATGTGTACAAGCAAAACCCTCGAGACCTCTTTGGCAGCCTGAACGTCAAAGCCACATTCTATGGGCTATACTCCATGAGTTGTGATTTTCAAGGACTCGGCCCAAAGAAAGTACTCAGGTCAGAAATCAAAATGTCCTACTTCCCCATCCCCAACATGTGGACAGTCCCCATAATTCCTGCTCTGATACCTACCTATCCCCAGTTAGCTCTTGCTTGTGGAAAACTTTCAGCCCCCAGCTTGATGGCCTCCTCCTGGGTTTCCCTAATCATCTGA
- the NOP9 gene encoding nucleolar protein 9 isoform X2, protein MGLGLRSPHKVRHRFPAGGKRGRWTKGSGRPSPGRERQPPDGRSESALDSHPHLSSEALGYFRRALSALKESPTTGEERELMVHNILKEVESQALALSTNRTGSEMLQELLGFSPLKPFCRVWAALRSSLRFVACHRCGVHVLQSALLQLPRLLGSPAEEEEVEDGKDGPMETLEQLVLGLAAEVLGGTILESERARLRGSQSSEAQRVPARECKPTDFEVPETFLNCLQDLSSCFLKDIAVFITDKISSFCLQVALQILHRRQPQFCAHLCNAVIDYLSTRNSSADGSPLLLFLRDQTSSRLLEQVLLVLEPPRLQSLFENHFQGQLQTLAAHPIANFPLQRLLDAITTSELLSPVFEELSPALEAVLAQGHPGVVVALVGACRRVGAHQAQVLQLLLEAFHCAEPSSRQVACVPLFATLMAYEVYYGLMEEEEGAVPAEHQVEIAAARSLEEVTVLGSLLLQHLLHFSTPGLVLRSLGALTGPQLLALAQSPAGSHVLDAILTSPSVTRKQRRRVLQTLKGQYVALACSRHGSRVLDAIWNAAALGARKEIATELGEQNQELIRDPFGHHVARNVALTTFLKRREAWEQQQGAVAKRRRALNSILEG, encoded by the exons ATGGGGCTGGGTCTGCGCTCTCCCCACAAGGTGCGGCACCGGTTCCCAGCTGGTGGCAAACGGGGGCGCTGGACCAAGGGGTCGGGGCGCCCCTCACCAGGCCGCGAGCGGCAACCTCCGGATGGGCGCTCGGAGTCGGCTTTAGATTCGCACCCTCACCTGAGTTCCGAAGCCCTGGGGTATTTCCGCCGGGCGCTGTCCGCGCTGAAAGAGTCTCCCACGACTGGGGAAGAACGAG AACTGATGGTGCACAATATTTTGAAGGAAGTGGAGTCTCAGGCCTTAGCCTTGTCCACGAACAGAACCGGCAGTGAGATGCTGCAGGAACTGTTGGGGTTCAGTCCTTTGAAACCGTTCTGTCGAGTATGGGCTGCTTTGCGCTCCAGCTTGCGCTTTGTGGCCTGTCACCGGTGTGGGGTCCATGTGCTGCAAAGTgctttgctgcagctgcctcGATTGCTGGGGAGTCCTgcagaagaggaagaagtggAGGATGGGAAGGATGGTCCCATGGAGACCCTGGAGCAGCTTGTCCTAGGATTAGCTGCTGAG GTGTTAGGAGGGACTATCCTGGAGTCTGAGAGAGCCAGGCTCCGTGGCTCCCAATCATCTG AAGCACAAAGGGTCCCAGCTCGAGAATGTAAACCAACTGATTTTGAGGTCCCTGAAACCTTCTTGAATTGCCTTCAGGACCTGAGCTCCTGCTTTCTGAAGGACATTGCTG TGTTTATCACCGACAAGATCTCCAGCTTCTGCCTTCAAGTGGCCTTACAGATTTTACACCGCAGACAGCCCCAGTTTTGTGCCCATCTCTGCAATGCTGTGATTGACTACCTGAGTACTCGTAATTCCTCAGCGGATGGCAG TCCCTTACTGCTATTTCTACGGGATCAGACGAGCTCCAGACTCCTAGAGCAGGTGCTGCTTGTGTTGGAGCCCCCAAGGCTCCAGAGCCTCTTTGAGAATCACTTCCAGGGGCAGCTGCAGACCCTGGCTGCACATCCCATTGCCAACTTCCCTTTGCAGCGCTTACTAGATGCAATCACTACCTCTGAGCTG CTGTCCCCTGTATTTGAGGAGTTGAGCCCTGCCCTGGAAGCTGTCTTGGCCCAGGGCCACCCAGGGGTAGTTGTTGCCCTGGTGGGGGCCTGCCGCAGAGTTGGGGCCCACCAAGCCCAGGTCCTGCAGCTGTTGCTGGAG GCATTCCACTGTGCAGAGCCCTCATCCCGGCAAGTGGCCTGTGTACCTCTCTTTGCCACTTTGATGGCTTATGAGGTGTACTATGGactgatggaggaggaggagggggcagtgCCTGCGGAGCACCAG GTGGAAATAGCCGCAGCCAGGTCCCTGGAGGAAGTGACAGTCCTTGGGTCTCTACTGCTCCAGCATCTGCTGCACTTCTCCACTCCTGGTCTTGTACTTCGAAGTCTGGGTGCTTTGACAGGACCACAACTTCTGGCTCTGGCCCAAAGCCCTGCTGGCTCCCACGTGCTGGATGCCATCTTGACCAGCCCCTCTGTGACACGAAAACAGCGCCGCCGTGTGCTACAGACCCTAAAG GGACAGTATGTGGCTCTGGCCTGTAGTCGCCATGGCAGCCGAGTGTTAGATGCCATCTGGAACGCAGCAGCCTTGGGGGCCCGGAAGGAAATTGCTACTGAGCTGG GGGAGCAGAACCAGGAGCTGATAAGAGACCCTTTTGGCCACCATGTGGCCCGAAATGTGGCACTGACTACCTTCCTGAAGCGACGAGAGGCTTGGGAACAgcagcagggtgcagtggctaaGCGGAGGCGGGCATTGAACTCCATACTTGAAGGCTGA
- the NOP9 gene encoding nucleolar protein 9 isoform X1, translated as MGLGLRSPHKVRHRFPAGGKRGRWTKGSGRPSPGRERQPPDGRSESALDSHPHLSSEALGYFRRALSALKESPTTGEERELMVHNILKEVESQALALSTNRTGSEMLQELLGFSPLKPFCRVWAALRSSLRFVACHRCGVHVLQSALLQLPRLLGSPAEEEEVEDGKDGPMETLEQLVLGLAAEVCDDFLFYCGDTHGSFVVRTLLQVLGGTILESERARLRGSQSSEAQRVPARECKPTDFEVPETFLNCLQDLSSCFLKDIAVFITDKISSFCLQVALQILHRRQPQFCAHLCNAVIDYLSTRNSSADGSPLLLFLRDQTSSRLLEQVLLVLEPPRLQSLFENHFQGQLQTLAAHPIANFPLQRLLDAITTSELLSPVFEELSPALEAVLAQGHPGVVVALVGACRRVGAHQAQVLQLLLEAFHCAEPSSRQVACVPLFATLMAYEVYYGLMEEEEGAVPAEHQVEIAAARSLEEVTVLGSLLLQHLLHFSTPGLVLRSLGALTGPQLLALAQSPAGSHVLDAILTSPSVTRKQRRRVLQTLKGQYVALACSRHGSRVLDAIWNAAALGARKEIATELGEQNQELIRDPFGHHVARNVALTTFLKRREAWEQQQGAVAKRRRALNSILEG; from the exons ATGGGGCTGGGTCTGCGCTCTCCCCACAAGGTGCGGCACCGGTTCCCAGCTGGTGGCAAACGGGGGCGCTGGACCAAGGGGTCGGGGCGCCCCTCACCAGGCCGCGAGCGGCAACCTCCGGATGGGCGCTCGGAGTCGGCTTTAGATTCGCACCCTCACCTGAGTTCCGAAGCCCTGGGGTATTTCCGCCGGGCGCTGTCCGCGCTGAAAGAGTCTCCCACGACTGGGGAAGAACGAG AACTGATGGTGCACAATATTTTGAAGGAAGTGGAGTCTCAGGCCTTAGCCTTGTCCACGAACAGAACCGGCAGTGAGATGCTGCAGGAACTGTTGGGGTTCAGTCCTTTGAAACCGTTCTGTCGAGTATGGGCTGCTTTGCGCTCCAGCTTGCGCTTTGTGGCCTGTCACCGGTGTGGGGTCCATGTGCTGCAAAGTgctttgctgcagctgcctcGATTGCTGGGGAGTCCTgcagaagaggaagaagtggAGGATGGGAAGGATGGTCCCATGGAGACCCTGGAGCAGCTTGTCCTAGGATTAGCTGCTGAGGTGTgtgatgattttcttttctactgtGGAGACACACACGGCAGCTTCGTGGTCAGAACTCTGCTGCAGGTGTTAGGAGGGACTATCCTGGAGTCTGAGAGAGCCAGGCTCCGTGGCTCCCAATCATCTG AAGCACAAAGGGTCCCAGCTCGAGAATGTAAACCAACTGATTTTGAGGTCCCTGAAACCTTCTTGAATTGCCTTCAGGACCTGAGCTCCTGCTTTCTGAAGGACATTGCTG TGTTTATCACCGACAAGATCTCCAGCTTCTGCCTTCAAGTGGCCTTACAGATTTTACACCGCAGACAGCCCCAGTTTTGTGCCCATCTCTGCAATGCTGTGATTGACTACCTGAGTACTCGTAATTCCTCAGCGGATGGCAG TCCCTTACTGCTATTTCTACGGGATCAGACGAGCTCCAGACTCCTAGAGCAGGTGCTGCTTGTGTTGGAGCCCCCAAGGCTCCAGAGCCTCTTTGAGAATCACTTCCAGGGGCAGCTGCAGACCCTGGCTGCACATCCCATTGCCAACTTCCCTTTGCAGCGCTTACTAGATGCAATCACTACCTCTGAGCTG CTGTCCCCTGTATTTGAGGAGTTGAGCCCTGCCCTGGAAGCTGTCTTGGCCCAGGGCCACCCAGGGGTAGTTGTTGCCCTGGTGGGGGCCTGCCGCAGAGTTGGGGCCCACCAAGCCCAGGTCCTGCAGCTGTTGCTGGAG GCATTCCACTGTGCAGAGCCCTCATCCCGGCAAGTGGCCTGTGTACCTCTCTTTGCCACTTTGATGGCTTATGAGGTGTACTATGGactgatggaggaggaggagggggcagtgCCTGCGGAGCACCAG GTGGAAATAGCCGCAGCCAGGTCCCTGGAGGAAGTGACAGTCCTTGGGTCTCTACTGCTCCAGCATCTGCTGCACTTCTCCACTCCTGGTCTTGTACTTCGAAGTCTGGGTGCTTTGACAGGACCACAACTTCTGGCTCTGGCCCAAAGCCCTGCTGGCTCCCACGTGCTGGATGCCATCTTGACCAGCCCCTCTGTGACACGAAAACAGCGCCGCCGTGTGCTACAGACCCTAAAG GGACAGTATGTGGCTCTGGCCTGTAGTCGCCATGGCAGCCGAGTGTTAGATGCCATCTGGAACGCAGCAGCCTTGGGGGCCCGGAAGGAAATTGCTACTGAGCTGG GGGAGCAGAACCAGGAGCTGATAAGAGACCCTTTTGGCCACCATGTGGCCCGAAATGTGGCACTGACTACCTTCCTGAAGCGACGAGAGGCTTGGGAACAgcagcagggtgcagtggctaaGCGGAGGCGGGCATTGAACTCCATACTTGAAGGCTGA
- the DHRS1 gene encoding dehydrogenase/reductase SDR family member 1 has product MAAPMKGQVCVVTGASRGIGRGIALQLCKAGATVYITGRHQDTLQATAQEAQSLGGRCVPVVCDSSQESEVRSLFEQVDREQQGRLDVLVNNAYAGVQTILNTRNKAFWETPASMWDDINNVGLRGHYLCSVYGARLMVPAGRGLIVVISSPGGLQYMFNVPYGVGKAGCDKLAADCAHELRRHGVSYVSLWPGLVQTEVLKEHIATEEASRDPLFKQFKSYFPSAETTEMSGKCVVALATDPNILSLSGKVLPSCDLARRYGLRDVDGRPVQDYLSLSSVVSNVSGLGWLSSYLPGFLRVPKWIIALYASKF; this is encoded by the exons ATGGCAGCTCCCATGAAGGGCCAAGTGTGTGTGGTAACTGGTGCCTCCAGGGGTATTGGCCGTGGCATCGCCTTGCAGCTCTGCAAAGCAGGTGCCACAGTTTACATTACCGGCCGCCATCAGGACACCCTTCAGGCCACTGCTCAGGAG GCACAATCCCTTGGGGGCCGGTGTGTGCCCGTGGTGTGTGATTCAAGCCAGGAGAGTGAAGTGAGAAGCCTGTTTGAGCAAGTGGATCGGGAACAGCAGGGGCGTCTGGATGTGCTGGTCAACAATGCTTATGCTGGAGTCCAG ACGATCCTGAACACCAGGAATAAGGCATTCTGGGAAACCCCGGCCTCCATGTGGGATGATATCAACAACGTTGGACTCAG AGGCCACTACTTGTGCTCAGTGTACGGGGCACGGCTGATGGTACCAGCTGGCCGGGGGCTCATTGTGGTCATCTCCTCTCCTGGGGGCCTGCAGTATATGTTCAACGTCCCCTATGGTGTGGGCAAAGCTGGG TGCGACAAGCTGGCTGCTGACTGTGCCCACGAGCTACGGCGCCATGGGGTCAGCTACGTGTCTCTGTGGCCAGGGTTGGTGCAGACAGAAGTGCTGAAGGAGCATATCGCGACGGAGGAGGCCTCACGGGACCCTCTATTTAAGCAG TTCAAGTCATACTTCCCATCTGCAGAAACCACAGAAATGAGTGGCAAATGTGTGGTGGCCTTGGCAACAG ACCCCAACATCCTGAGCCTGAGTGGTAAGGTGCTACCATCCTGTGACCTTGCTCGACGCTACGGCCTTCGGGATGTGGACG GCCGCCCCGTCCAAGACTATTTGTCTTTGAGCTCCGTCGTCTCGAATGTCTCCGGCCTGGGCTGGCTATCCTCCTACTTACCTGGCTTCCTCCGAGTGCCCAAGTGGATTATTGCCCTCTATGCTAGCAAGTTCTGA